atatatatatgtgtgagatgagagagagagagagatagagacggGATCGGTAGAAagtacgagagagagagagagagagagagagagacgggaTCAGTAGAAAGTACGAAATCTACGTTGTAATTAATATAGGAGTTTTTGTCTGTCACGCATGTCATGGGTGGCCACCTAAGTTTGGGAATGGCTTTTGACCAGTTTGGAGGGAATATGAGGCTTTTGGCTAATGGGATTTTGCCAAGTGGCAAGGTTGGGTTTGGTTAATTTGGTtataaaagagaggaaaaataataGTGGACATGATTGGCGGTTACAAGACTCTAAATAGAGCTGCTTGGAACAAGTTCGAGATCCTCCCCGATTAGGTAGGTTGGTTTAATAAACAAGGCGAATTCTTATAAATTCAGCTTGAtttgtataaattttataatttaattattttatttttaattttgtaacgagaacatattaaatatttaaaaagatcaaaattatttttttttctaatgcaaTAAATATTACttgaattattataattgtGAGTTATGATTGAGTTtatgtgtatgtatgtatatatatatatatatatatatatatgcgagtgtaataaatatatataaatactataagataaacattAAAGTCGAGAttaaattgtttaaatataaatatatgtatatttgtgtGTTATGATTGAGTTTATGTGTATGtatgtacgtatatatatatgtgtatgtaaTGAATGTATCATAGTATCATACTATAAGATACACATATAAACTTgagattagattttttttaatatttgagttaatttctttaattactcaaataataaatcttaaccataattaaataactaataattaatatgaatttaccaaaaaaaaaaagtcacgaCATTTACTTTAAATAtggaatgaataagttaattgaataACTGGTAAATAAACTCGAacttgttcaaaaaataaataaacataactTGAACAAATTATGTATCCGCTGCAATTGGCACGATTCAGGCACCCAATTAATGGCGATCCTTATTCAATCCGTTTAATCTCATATGGGTTGTCCGTTCTATTAACCTATCAAAATGAAGTCGGGTGTCCCAATAAATCAAACCCAAACATGAAGAGCTTCTTTAATATAAATCTAAATTGTGAATAATGAagagtatttaaaaaaataaaataaaaaaattcaagaaattagCTTTCTTCTCATGCACGGCAAAAATTTAAGACTTCATGCTTTCCCCACATCTACTATAAACACATCATGCTGGCTGCAATATAAGCAACAGCATTGATACACGTTATATTTAAGAGACTGAGCgcttggatttcttcttggaagGCTCCCCAGCTGCTGCAATATAAGTTTCAGCATTGATATTCTCAGCCAATTTTTGCTTCCCAAACTCCTTAGCCTTTTTCTGTGGAGCAATCAATGTAAAGGACTTACATTAAACGGGAAAATCCCAGAAAGCAAGACAACCAAAAGCTCTCATGATCTCTTGatctaatatattatattacctTAAGAGACATGGTCATGACTGCCACATCATTATTATCATCCTCAGATTTTGTATCCTGGTTTCTTGCCTCCTAAGATTTTGTTGTCATACCGAAAATGATAAAAGTCATTGGGATAAAAGATAAGATCATGTAAAAGAGCATGAATCAAGActtcaaataaaatggaaaatgaTAATTGACTGAAATTTAGCTTCAGAATACAACCTCTGGGGGAATAAATGCAGCTTCtcgttttcttttgttttccgcGGTTTTCTGCGCCTGCTTCTCCTGCTTATCTTGCCACTTCTTcgttgatttctttttttgagaCATGAAGTACTCTCCACTTTCCAATTGTTCATCAATCTGAAAATACCATAGACCATTGCATGCcatatatattaagtttttctctttgataaGACAACACACTAAAGAATCATAAGACAAGGACAGTCCTGGCATTCCAAACATATGGAAGGAACAAGATCAAGACAGGGAAACACCcaaatgaaaagagaaaaaatagagGCAGAGAAAACCTAGTGAAAAGTAGACCCCAAGCATATACCACACCAAATCCAACTAAAATTAGCAAGAAAAACAGTGTCTCCAGTCAAAAACCAACTTCCCAGCAAagcaaaagggaagaaaaaaaaaaatgacattgaAGCAGATTAatcattcaaaaatattttccatagGAACCAAGGTatcaaagaaaagagagagagagaaaggggatTCGAAGATCACTAACAATAAAAGTAAAATCATTGACAGAAAAGGACAAGAAAAgactaattttatttaaaaaaataaaattcagaggAAAAAAGTCATATTACCCATTGCTGGCTCAAATGAGCTTTCTGCATAACTTATGCACAACCAAGCCAATTGACAGTTGATTAATCAAAACATTGTggaagagattaaaaaaaaaaaaaaaagtaatttatgTTCTACTAATTAGAATAAATGTTTAatatccaataaaaaaaatatataaattaagatcacatgaaaataacaataaaaacaaagcctaaatcataattttacatatatttACTTTTCATTCCATTTACACATACACAAACATACTTACTTGATTacataaattatttatacttaTATAATCATCTATTATTTAATACATTTGTATGATATGAATTGAGATTAATTAATTCTGAGTTAtacagataaataaataaatatatatatatatatacacacacactacAGATAAATTTTACTAATTCTGAGTTATACTCCAATCTCTgctattaaacaaataaatgtaTACTAATTATAATGTCATTCCCTTGAATACTGATCACTAACAATACATTAATGCATTGAATCTATTGCCGGAATCTAAAATATGCAGAGACTAGAAGCAGCTCTCTCACCTTGCTAGGTTGTTGTGGAGGAGGGAAAGGTGtatattctttcttctctttagtCGTAACCTTCttttgtttaacatttttccTGAGGATAAGTTataaaagtaatttaaaatacaagaaatataAACAACAGAAGAGATTGAAAGAAATTGATTATatccatacaaaaaaaaaaaaaaaattgcaatagaTGTTGTACTTCTTGAATTTCGGAAGAAACCTATCCCAGTTTTCGTGTGCAAGTGCTGGGTCCTTTTCAAGTTCTTTCTTCATCATAAGAACCTActcagaaaagagagagagagagagagagagagagagagagagattatgttCACAGATCTTCAAGCATAAATAATTAAGTTGACCGGTCCCCAAAGAGAAAACAACAATTACAGTAGATACAGAGTACCAGTCTATTCACCTTGATATGGTATACAGGATGCATTTTATTACGCATGCAGTCTTCCACAATCCTCCTTAGTTGCTTTAAACCTTTAAATGAACCCATAGCAGCAACTGTATTGCCCTATACAtttaccattaaaaaaacaaaaaaaagggaattcATTTCATGATTCCATTTCACCCTAGGGGGAAGGAAAAAATTGTGGCAGATTGATCTCCAAAATAACAACAGTAACAATCACCTGAACGAGAATGTAGCAGCCTGTCAGTATTTCAAGTGCCTGCACCTCATAATATCATGGTTAATAAGCCACCCAAAAAGAATTAAAGGAACTTCTAACGGCGTACCATGTCAAAGTTACCATGCCAACCAATTAGCtgaacatttttgttttttcctttcttctgttttttttttcttttttgttttttcctttttcctttttttttttttgggtttgggggggggggtggggaggGGAGGAAGTAATTTTCTAATGTACACACCTTCAAAGTCGAAGAATTTGGACCAATAAGATGTTGCCTCCGTTTCACAAATCGCTCCTGcaaacaatttcaaaaattaaaacagtACGCAGGAAAATTACTTAATGGCTTGTTTAATGGCTATTTGATGGCTAATGGGAAGGGAAAAAACAGGTAAGGAGAAGGGCATGATATGGGGTTGCAAAGGAGGAGAAAAGAAGCTTGTGGTTCTTCAGGGGGTGTGCACAGTACCCATGAACAGACCAATGCACAATGTAGAGGAAGACAGAAGACACGCATGcttcaaataaacaaatactCAATAATACATTATCAATTTTCCAAACTCTTTCAGTCCATCAAGCAAACACATATATAAGGAGTCTTTCTTGTACTACTAGTGTCATGATTCCTGACTTGACTAATAAACTAAGAATCTGATAAAACCCAAATAAAAACTAACTTggattcataaaataaaaataaaaccaatagACTTAAAAATTTCTCAAACACTCTAGACTCAACTCAATGACCAAAATATCTCTAATAGCAAGAATTACAAACTTACATATTTGTCCCAGAGTACAAAATTAATCATagctcataaaataaaaatccaaattgaGAACTGATTTATCTCTAGACTCCTTTTTTAAGGAGGGGAAAACCCCAAGGCAAGGCCACTTCATATACCTACTTCTGAAGGATAAACCCTGGACCCGTGTAATGCACCCCCACCACACAGATCGATTAAATCTGGCTTTTGCCAAGGGCGTGGCCCCAAAGAGTTGTTTGCACTCAAGGGTATTTGAACCTTAGACCCCCTAATGATTTGACATTCAAAACTATATAAAATACATCTCAGTCTCATGTCAAAAAACTTCAAgtagccaaaaaagaaaattagtatAAACACAGAAACTTGatctttcttccatggctgtATCACATACCTTCTTGCGGACCAAGTTGCCAATCTTGATGATGTCACATTGCATTTCATCGTCCAATATTTTTATTGCCTGCCATCAAAATGTTATATGAGGACTAAAAATTATACAAcaaataaaaagcaaacaaaatgaAGTAGCAGTCTCACAATAAAGATCTACTAATATAGTTTCGATGGAAAGAGCAAAGCACAAAATAATTCTGACATATCGTTCTGTGCATCCTTGTCATCAAATAAGTGATAATaatatagaagaagaaaacacaGTGAAAGgggaggtaaaaaattgtaccTGATTATAAGGAACACTTCTTGACAAAAGCTTAATAAGATCCCTAGCCTTAATGATAATATATGGGTCCCTAGTCTTTATGGTTGTTGACACTGTCATGGACCCCTTAACCTGACCAGAAGCAAATCATACAATGAAtcagaataatatatatttttggtaaAAGTATACATACCCCCTTTAAACTAACATT
The sequence above is drawn from the Alnus glutinosa chromosome 11, dhAlnGlut1.1, whole genome shotgun sequence genome and encodes:
- the LOC133882899 gene encoding KRR1 small subunit processome component, producing the protein MEQDNDADVLQAQKPNKHKGKHDKPKPWDDDPNIDRWKIEKFDPSWNESGLVAESSFSTLFPVYREKYLQDAWEKVKPALKVYGIDCELDLVKGSMTVSTTIKTRDPYIIIKARDLIKLLSRSVPYNQAIKILDDEMQCDIIKIGNLVRKKERFVKRRQHLIGPNSSTLKALEILTGCYILVQGNTVAAMGSFKGLKQLRRIVEDCMRNKMHPVYHIKVLMMKKELEKDPALAHENWDRFLPKFKKKNVKQKKVTTKEKKEYTPFPPPQQPSKIDEQLESGEYFMSQKKKSTKKWQDKQEKQAQKTAENKRKREAAFIPPEEARNQDTKSEDDNNDVAVMTMSLKKKAKEFGKQKLAENINAETYIAAAGEPSKKKSKRSVS